The DNA window CATATTTTTACTCTATGCAGATCCAAAATTATACGGTTCCGGGCATTATGAACGCTGTAAGTTACTATTAATACAATTACAATCCAGGTTTTACAGGGTTCAAATGAGTCATACTCTCCCCGATAAACAAGATTATGATTTACTGATTGTTGATCACAGAGATTACATTATTCCTGATAAGTTTCGAAATTTAAAAATTTTGTTGCTTGATAACTTCGGCCCGGATAGAAAATATTATAACCATTTTGATATACTCCCTCATCCGCAGGTTTCTTTTGAAGAAAGTTTACAGAACCTCTTACTACCCGCCTGTGCTACTTTATTTGAAAGAAAAGACAAAGGCCGTAATAACATATTCTGCTATAGCGGCAATATGGGAGAAGAAGTTATTCGCCTGGATGAATGGATCTTACAAAATTTTTCGGCATTTTCCTATACTCGAATCGGTGATTTTCCCCCAAAATCTGATACTGTCCTTTATTGTAAGAGAATTAGTAAATTAGAGTATTTTAATAATCTTTCTAACTGTTCTTTTTTCATTTCCTACTTCGGTCAGAGTGCTCTTGAAGCCTTATATTACGGAAAAAAACCCATGCTTTTTAGTATTTCTGAATATCATAAAGAACTTACTCTTTTTTTAGAGTCTAATAATGCCTGTATTTATATTGGTGATATTCATCGAACTTTATCAATACCAATTATTTCAAATTCATCCCATCCCATTCCTTCCGGTGAAGGGTTTACGAGGTTACTAACATGTATAGACAAGATTTTAAAAGTTTAATTATTTTCATTTCCCTCTGGCTTTTTCCTACTTTTTCACCAAAAGCCGAAGAAATTTTAAAAACAAAAGAAACTGTTGAAATTTCATCACCTGAAAAACCCTCTAATAAAGAGAATGAGCCTGAAGAAGATCCAGAAAAAGTGAAAATGAATCTTGAAATCCGTCAGATGGCCAATGAAGCTTACAGAGCCCTGCGATTCAGGAATTTAAAAGAAGCGACTTCTCTTCTAAAAGATATTGGAAGATTAAACAAGAAGTCGGTAGATTACTACTATATAGAAGGAGCTATCTATTACAGCAAAAATAAATTTCATCAATCTATTCTTTCCTTAGAAAGTGCTATAAAAATTAATCCATCACATGATCGTTCTCAGTTTCTCTTAGGCATGAACTATATCCATCTCCATATTTGGAAAGAAGCGATTCCATATTTCCAGCAGGCTGTACAAAGCGATCCCTACGATCCATTTTACAGATTAAATTTGTCATTAGCTAATTATTTTACACAAAGGTTTAATGATTCAGCTCTTGAAGCCAAAAAAGCTGTAGATTTAAAGAACAACTATTCAGATGCGAAACTATTACATCTCTTGAGTCTCTGGAAATTAGATAAGAAATCGGATTTCTTAAAATTCTATGATGCCTATTCCGAAAAATTGAACCAATCCGAGTTGGCTCATATTAAGCTATATTATTTGGCAAGGGTAAAGAAAGATTACAAAACTGCTATAAAGCTTTACGAAAGAAACAGAGGACTTTCTTATGATGAATTAAGACTCTTAGCAGAAGCAGAACTCCGTTACGGAAATTCCAGAAAAGCGATTGAAGTTTATAAAAAAGTTTTTAATGAAAAAGTATACGATAAGAGAGATGTTGAACGTTATATATACCTACTGGCATATTATAAAAAAGAAAAAGAGTTATTGAAATTTTTAAATTCTGATGATTGGTCGTATCATAAAAATAACCGGAATTTTCATAAACTACGGGTTCATTTGGAAGAAAGCCGTTATCTCGAAAAGATTCTCTATGACCCATTTAAGTAATTATTATTATAATGTTATTGAATATGCTGTTTACATAAGGAAGGACTGATGAGTATACTTAAAAAAGTTTATCTTGCTAATCCGAAAGGTTTTTGTGCGGGAGTGAAATATGCAATTAGTTATGTTGAAAATGTCCATGAAATGTATCAGGATGAAACAATTTATGTTCGTAAAGAAATCGTTCATAATCGCAGAGTAGTTGAAGATATGCAAAAAAAAGGAATCCATTTTGTAAATGAGTTAAATGAAGTTCCGGATAATTCTATAGTAATTTTTAGTGCTCATGGTGTTTCACCTGAAATTCACAAAATGGCCAAAGAAAAAAAACTTCGCATTGGAGATGCCACCTGCCCCCTGGTTAACAGGGTTCACAGAAAAGCCAGACGTATTAAAGATACCCATCAAATTATCTATATCGGCCATAAAGGGCATGATGAAGCGGTAGGAACAATGGGTGAGGCTGATATGTTTCTGGTTGAAACCATAGAAGATGTAGAAAAGCTTAAAGATAAGATAGATCCAAAGAAACCTCTGACCTACTTAATGCAAACCACATTATCTGTGGCAGATACGAAAGAAGTAGTTAAAAAAATTATTGAACTATTTCCATTTGTCGAGCAACCGGATAAAGATGATATCTGTTATGCTACAACCGAGAGGCAGGAAGCCGTAGTTCAAATGGTAGACCACATAGATGCTATACTGGTTATTGGTGCATCGAATAGCTCCAATTCCTTACGCCTGGTTCAACTGGCACAAAAAAATAAACCAAATTCTTTTCGCTTGAGTTCCGCAGATGATTTAAAAAAAGAAGATATACTTTCTAAGAATATTTCGGTTCTTGGAATTACTGCGGGTGCATCTACTCCCCAGGTTCTTATTGATGAAATTATTGATAAGCTTCGTTCTTTCTTTCCCGATGCTGAAGTAGGTTTCTTTCCGGGTTCAAGAGAAGATGGTATGAGTTTTCGGCTTCCCCGTGAATTATTAAAGGAATAAACTTGAAAGTTCTTATTCTTGATTTTTATGTAGATGAACCTGCCTGCTTCGGAGTTCCACCTTATATATCTCCCTATGTTCGGTATACAGCAGGAGCCCTCGTTTGCGGAGGATTACAGGAAGAAAATATTGATTATCTTTCTGTTGATGCATTACGAGAAAATGCATTCCAATTAGAAGAAGAATATGGATCTATTTTCTTAATCATGGGCTCAACGGTTCCCGGCAAATATTTGGGAGGGAGAATAGGAACGGTAGCAGACTTATATAAATTTTTAGAAAATTTATATAAACAAAACAAACATGCAGTTTGTATCATTGGAGGACCAATTCGCTATGCTTCTTCTGAAATTAAAGAAGAGATAAAGAAGAGAAGAGGTATTTTAGTACGAGGCGATATTGAGCACTATGCAGAAATATATCCTTCCCTTAAAAAGGAACAATTCAAAGAGAAGTTCATAGACAATCCACTAAAACAAAAAAGAACCTACGATGATGTAAACCGTTATGCAAAAAGTGGTGCTTTTATCACTTTAAAACATCCAAATTATCCTTATTTAATCTTAGAATTAGAAACTTATAGAGGTTGTACTCGAGATATATACTGCTCCTTTTGTACAGAGGCTTTTTACGGAAGGCCCAGCTTTCGTGATATAGCAGGGATACTTCAAGAGGTTAAAGAACTATATAATTTGGGAAACAGCTATTTTCGACTTGGAAGGCAAGCTGATATCATGACTTATCTTCCTAATATGCAGGATTTCTCAAATTCTTTTCCGAGGCCCAATCCGGAAAACTTATTAAAACTTTATAGGGGAATTCGAGAGACCGCACCTAATTTAAAGCTATTACATTTAGACAATATAAATCCCGGTTTAATCGCCACCTTCCCCAAAGAGTCAGCTGAAATACTCGATATTATCAGTGAATACAATACTGAAGGGGATACGGCAGCAATGGGTTTAGAATCCATGGATCCTCTAGTTATTCAAAAAAATGACCTGAAGTGTTCACCAGAAGAAGCCAAATTAGCAATCCGGTTGGTAAATAAATATGGTGCAAAAAGAAAAAATGGAATTCCCAAACTACTTCCAGGGTTAAATTTTATCGGAGGACTCCCCGGAGAAGATAAAAATACATTTAAAAAAAATTACGAGTTTCTAAAAGACCTATTAGAAGAAGGCCTTCTTTTGAGAAGAATTAATATTAGACAGGTGATCTTATACGACAAGACAAAGGCAGCCCGTATGGGAAATAAGGTAAATACTATATTAGAAAATCGCTTTGCATACTATCGAGATAAAATTCGCAAAGAAATTGACGAGCCCATGCTGAAGATAACTTACCCTTCCGGTTCTATTCTGGAAAATGTAATCCTCGAACAAAAAAACAATGGCTATTATCTGGGAAGGCAGCTCGGAAGTTATCCAATAACGGTAAAAATACCGGCTCCGAAAAATGAACTTCCATTAAAAAATAAACCTGTAAATATTCTAATTACGGGTCATGCAGAACGATCGATCAAAGGGCTTTCCTATCCCATAAACCCAAACTCTCTTACAGATCTTTGTTATCGAGAAATCCCCGGTATCAGCAAAACTCTCGCTTCTAAAACGATTTTGTCCTCTCCTTTTTCAAATGAAAAAGAGTTCGCAGAAAAAGCTCCGGAAGCCTATCATCATACAATAAAACTTACTAAGGAGATAATATTTCACTAATGTTTCTTTCAAAATATGCTACCGGATTCTATTCCTTTTTTCGAGGTTTTAAAGCACTGAATAAAAACAAGCTCTGGGCTTATGTTTTATTACCTTCTTTTTTGAGTTTTCTAATCGGAACAGGAATTTTATATTTCTCCTATCAGTATTTTTCATCTTACCTCTCAGAAAACTTCATCAAACTAAATTCGTATCTACCCTCTTTGTTACAATTCGGAAATACGAAAACAACGCTTATTCTGGCTAAAGTTTTCGCCCTGCTCTTTTCATTTTTTATTTATGTAATCCTCTATTCTCATCTTGCATCTTTAATGATTA is part of the Leptospiraceae bacterium genome and encodes:
- a CDS encoding spore coat biosynthesis protein F — protein: MPKTFAFIQARTGSSRLPGKVLYPLPENSNTSLLCHIFYRLQKVLPLAQIVLLIPEGDSQLKEYAKSKGYLYFEGSENNVRERYLQAALHFHAELILRLTGDNPFIDIEHISLLLEAFQNSEVEIASFEGLPLGIGIEAFTLSGLQREPSGGFLDRHNEHVSLHMKEKEGEYNFLKLQALLTEEEIEISNKLRLTIDEKKDYEFSSQLLSKFDDIFSFSLQDIFSLYRSNPNFFTYNQTVQQISFSVNSKKAYTGSIFLLYADPKLYGSGHYERCKLLLIQLQSRFYRVQMSHTLPDKQDYDLLIVDHRDYIIPDKFRNLKILLLDNFGPDRKYYNHFDILPHPQVSFEESLQNLLLPACATLFERKDKGRNNIFCYSGNMGEEVIRLDEWILQNFSAFSYTRIGDFPPKSDTVLYCKRISKLEYFNNLSNCSFFISYFGQSALEALYYGKKPMLFSISEYHKELTLFLESNNACIYIGDIHRTLSIPIISNSSHPIPSGEGFTRLLTCIDKILKV
- the ispH gene encoding 4-hydroxy-3-methylbut-2-enyl diphosphate reductase, whose translation is MLKKVYLANPKGFCAGVKYAISYVENVHEMYQDETIYVRKEIVHNRRVVEDMQKKGIHFVNELNEVPDNSIVIFSAHGVSPEIHKMAKEKKLRIGDATCPLVNRVHRKARRIKDTHQIIYIGHKGHDEAVGTMGEADMFLVETIEDVEKLKDKIDPKKPLTYLMQTTLSVADTKEVVKKIIELFPFVEQPDKDDICYATTERQEAVVQMVDHIDAILVIGASNSSNSLRLVQLAQKNKPNSFRLSSADDLKKEDILSKNISVLGITAGASTPQVLIDEIIDKLRSFFPDAEVGFFPGSREDGMSFRLPRELLKE
- a CDS encoding radical SAM protein; this encodes MKVLILDFYVDEPACFGVPPYISPYVRYTAGALVCGGLQEENIDYLSVDALRENAFQLEEEYGSIFLIMGSTVPGKYLGGRIGTVADLYKFLENLYKQNKHAVCIIGGPIRYASSEIKEEIKKRRGILVRGDIEHYAEIYPSLKKEQFKEKFIDNPLKQKRTYDDVNRYAKSGAFITLKHPNYPYLILELETYRGCTRDIYCSFCTEAFYGRPSFRDIAGILQEVKELYNLGNSYFRLGRQADIMTYLPNMQDFSNSFPRPNPENLLKLYRGIRETAPNLKLLHLDNINPGLIATFPKESAEILDIISEYNTEGDTAAMGLESMDPLVIQKNDLKCSPEEAKLAIRLVNKYGAKRKNGIPKLLPGLNFIGGLPGEDKNTFKKNYEFLKDLLEEGLLLRRINIRQVILYDKTKAARMGNKVNTILENRFAYYRDKIRKEIDEPMLKITYPSGSILENVILEQKNNGYYLGRQLGSYPITVKIPAPKNELPLKNKPVNILITGHAERSIKGLSYPINPNSLTDLCYREIPGISKTLASKTILSSPFSNEKEFAEKAPEAYHHTIKLTKEIIFH